Proteins from a genomic interval of Clostridium sp. M62/1:
- the aroA gene encoding 3-phosphoshikimate 1-carboxyvinyltransferase produces the protein MIFSTQNHGLRGEVTVPGDKSISHRSVMFGAIAKGLTEIDGFLQGADCLSTISCFERMGVSIENRGERVLVFGNGMHGLKEPDGVLDCGNSGTTTRLLSGLLSAQPFCVTLTGDESIRKRPMKRIITPLSQMGASIKSVNNNGCAPLFIEGQRLHGISYQSPVASAQVKSAVLLAGLYAEGETRVTEPYLSRNHSELMLAHFGADVRTEGTTAVLRPARELLGQKISVPGDISSAAFFIAAALMVPGSELLIRNVGINPTRDGILTVCRSMGADIEILNPSAGSGEPVADLLVRHSSLHGTEIGGAVIPTLIDELPVIAAMACLADGKTVIRDAAELKVKESNRIAVMTEGLSAMGARVEETADGMIIHGGSPLHGAVIDSRKDHRIAMTFAVTALAASGQTEILDADCVSISYPGFYGDLKRLCCR, from the coding sequence ATGATATTTTCCACTCAGAATCACGGTCTACGGGGCGAAGTCACCGTTCCCGGCGACAAATCCATCTCCCACCGCAGCGTCATGTTCGGCGCCATTGCCAAGGGTCTTACCGAGATTGACGGATTTCTCCAGGGGGCAGACTGCCTTTCCACCATCTCTTGCTTTGAGCGCATGGGAGTTTCCATCGAAAACAGAGGGGAGCGGGTGCTGGTTTTCGGAAACGGAATGCACGGGCTTAAAGAGCCGGACGGGGTGCTGGACTGCGGCAACAGCGGGACAACGACCCGTCTTCTCTCCGGCCTTCTCTCTGCCCAGCCTTTCTGCGTCACCCTGACCGGAGACGAATCGATCAGAAAGCGCCCCATGAAGCGCATTATCACTCCCCTCAGCCAGATGGGTGCTTCCATCAAAAGTGTAAATAACAACGGCTGCGCCCCCCTTTTCATCGAGGGTCAGCGCCTCCATGGAATTTCCTACCAGTCCCCGGTGGCCTCCGCCCAGGTCAAATCCGCCGTCCTGCTGGCCGGCCTCTACGCAGAGGGGGAGACGCGGGTGACGGAGCCTTATCTGTCCAGAAACCACAGCGAGCTGATGCTTGCCCACTTCGGCGCAGACGTAAGGACAGAGGGAACCACTGCCGTTCTGAGGCCTGCCAGAGAGCTGTTGGGCCAGAAAATTTCCGTTCCCGGGGACATTTCCTCCGCGGCCTTTTTCATCGCCGCAGCTTTGATGGTTCCCGGCTCGGAGCTTCTGATCCGGAATGTGGGAATCAATCCCACCCGTGACGGAATTCTCACCGTCTGCCGCAGCATGGGGGCTGATATTGAGATTCTCAACCCGTCTGCCGGAAGCGGCGAGCCTGTGGCAGATCTGCTGGTGCGCCACTCTTCCCTCCACGGAACGGAGATTGGCGGGGCGGTCATCCCAACCCTCATCGACGAGCTTCCCGTCATCGCCGCCATGGCCTGTCTGGCTGACGGAAAAACAGTCATCCGCGATGCCGCTGAGCTGAAGGTGAAGGAATCCAACCGAATTGCCGTCATGACGGAAGGTCTCTCGGCCATGGGGGCAAGGGTGGAGGAGACGGCAGACGGAATGATTATCCATGGAGGCTCACCTCTCCACGGGGCTGTCATCGACAGCCGAAAGGATCACCGCATCGCCATGACCTTCGCCGTCACGGCTCTCGCCGCTTCCGGCCAGACAGAGATTCTCGATGCGGACTGCGTATCCATCTCCTATCCTGGCTTCTATGGGGATCTGAAACGGCTCTGCTGCCGGTAG
- a CDS encoding prephenate dehydrogenase, which produces MQNITAGFIGLGLIGGSIARALKKRAPSTVIMAYMRTRETLLTASRDGAVDIVLDGIGEPLRQCDIIFLCTPVEYNEEYLRQLQPYLKPGAIVTDVGSTKTQIHEAARALSMEESFIGGHPMAGSEKTGYENSTDHLLENAYYILTPTEQTPASSTALMTELASLIGAIPIVLDFREHDRIVAAVSHLPHLIASSLVNLVREDDKESGMMKQLAAGGFKDITRIASASPVMWEQICMTNSSNIASMLEEYIGSLQQILVQLKGHDSPAVRNLFETARTYRDSFEKRTSGPISPDYSFSVDVCDEPGAISIISAILAGKGISIKNIGINHNREGGEGALSITFYDEAARQAAWDRLKKYNYTLFNF; this is translated from the coding sequence ATGCAGAATATAACAGCAGGCTTTATCGGTCTCGGGCTGATTGGAGGCTCCATTGCCAGAGCGCTCAAAAAACGTGCGCCCTCTACGGTCATCATGGCCTATATGCGCACACGGGAAACGCTGCTTACTGCCAGCCGGGACGGCGCTGTGGATATCGTTTTGGACGGAATCGGAGAACCTCTGCGGCAATGCGACATTATCTTTCTGTGCACACCGGTAGAGTATAACGAAGAATATCTGAGGCAGCTGCAGCCTTACCTGAAGCCCGGCGCCATTGTGACGGATGTGGGGAGCACCAAGACGCAGATCCACGAGGCGGCCAGAGCTCTCTCCATGGAAGAATCCTTTATCGGCGGACATCCCATGGCCGGATCTGAGAAAACCGGCTATGAGAATTCGACGGATCATCTGCTGGAAAATGCCTATTACATCCTTACTCCTACTGAGCAGACCCCTGCCTCCTCCACCGCCCTTATGACAGAGCTTGCCTCTCTGATCGGAGCCATTCCCATTGTCCTGGATTTCAGGGAACACGACAGGATCGTGGCCGCCGTCAGCCATCTGCCCCACCTCATTGCTTCCAGCCTGGTAAACCTGGTCCGGGAGGACGATAAGGAGAGCGGCATGATGAAGCAGCTGGCCGCAGGCGGCTTCAAGGATATTACCAGAATCGCCTCTGCTTCCCCTGTCATGTGGGAGCAGATCTGCATGACCAACAGCAGCAACATCGCATCCATGCTTGAAGAGTATATCGGATCTCTCCAGCAGATCCTTGTCCAGCTTAAGGGGCACGACAGCCCTGCTGTGAGAAATCTGTTTGAGACAGCAAGAACATACCGGGACTCCTTCGAGAAGAGAACATCCGGCCCTATTTCTCCGGATTACTCCTTCTCTGTGGACGTCTGTGATGAACCGGGAGCCATCTCCATCATCTCCGCCATTCTGGCCGGAAAGGGGATCAGCATCAAAAACATCGGAATCAACCACAACCGGGAGGGAGGCGAGGGGGCCCTCTCCATTACCTTTTACGATGAGGCGGCCAGGCAGGCTGCATGGGACAGGCTGAAAAAATATAACTACACCCTGTTTAACTTTTAA